In the Streptobacillus moniliformis DSM 12112 genome, one interval contains:
- the rdgB gene encoding RdgB/HAM1 family non-canonical purine NTP pyrophosphatase: MKIVLATKNEGKLEEFRSMFKDLNIEILSEKEFNVGEIVEDGLTFEENSLIKAKAVSEISGLPAISDDSGLCIDALDGKPGVHTARWFNEFENYNDRCKKMIELVDKKNTNRDAKFISVITLYFPNGEKYIFRGETEGSISHELKGNLGHGYDPIFYSKDLKMNFAEAGTELKNTVSHRGRAFKKLREFLENM, translated from the coding sequence ATGAAAATAGTACTGGCTACAAAAAATGAAGGAAAACTTGAAGAATTTAGATCTATGTTTAAGGATTTAAATATAGAAATACTTTCTGAAAAAGAATTTAATGTTGGAGAAATAGTAGAAGATGGTCTAACTTTTGAAGAAAATTCATTAATTAAAGCAAAAGCAGTAAGTGAAATATCAGGGTTACCAGCAATCTCAGATGATTCAGGATTATGTATTGATGCCTTAGACGGCAAACCAGGAGTGCATACAGCTAGATGGTTTAATGAATTTGAAAACTATAATGATAGATGTAAAAAAATGATTGAATTAGTAGATAAAAAAAATACAAATAGAGATGCAAAGTTTATCTCTGTTATTACACTTTATTTCCCTAATGGAGAAAAGTATATATTTAGAGGTGAAACTGAAGGAAGTATATCACATGAATTAAAAGGAAATTTAGGTCATGGATATGATCCAATTTTTTATTCTAAAGATTTAAAAATGAATTTTGCAGAAGCAGGAACAGAACTTAAAAATACTGTAAGTCATAGAGGTCGTGCTTTTAAGAAATTAAGAGAATTTTTAGAAAATATGTAA
- a CDS encoding oligopeptide ABC transporter substrate-binding protein, whose product MKKILTASLALASLGLLVSCGIGKSKSESGEDSKISLSFPREYKNPGIVDENAEYKVALVVSSPFKGLLSSLHYTDAYDLEILAFINEEILWKNEDFETLNVEGGLATLSLDLKNKKVIFKFKEGLKWSDGHPLGADDLIYTLEVLGHKDYTGIRYDESEHSKIVGMTEYHLGKANKISGVTKVSDTEVHIQLTENNAKVVTSGGPITGIGSILPKHYLSDIPMKDLESSDKLRKNPLSNGQFVIKNIVPGEAVELVPNEYYHLGKVKVGKVTIKTIAPQLVVESMKQGEYHSYIGVPGSSYDKYSVLDNLALIGRPDLYYSYLGFNLGHRDNEKKENIMDRDTPLQDVNLRKALAYALDVDQAAQAFYNGLRTRANGQTPPIFKKFYDSTNVGYPYNPEKAKELLKKAGYEDTDGDGFVDKDGKRLKLKFASMSGSDVAEPLAQFYIQNWKEIGVDVELTNGRLLEFQLFYEKVKANDPDIDMYAAAWGVGTSLDPSQSNSRYAAFNMTRFVSEENDKLLAAISDDKGLEDPNYKAEAYKKWHKYYLDQAAEVPLMFNYKISPVNKAIKSANSYTDTARNVIFEGVVSAPIKATN is encoded by the coding sequence ATGAAAAAAATATTAACAGCGAGTTTAGCACTTGCAAGTTTAGGACTTTTGGTATCGTGTGGTATAGGAAAATCTAAATCAGAATCAGGAGAAGATTCTAAAATTAGTTTAAGTTTTCCAAGAGAGTATAAAAATCCAGGAATAGTTGATGAAAATGCAGAATATAAAGTTGCACTTGTTGTTTCATCACCTTTTAAAGGATTATTATCTAGTTTACATTACACTGATGCTTATGATTTAGAAATATTAGCTTTCATAAACGAAGAAATCTTATGGAAAAATGAAGATTTTGAAACATTAAATGTTGAAGGTGGATTAGCAACATTATCATTAGATTTAAAGAATAAAAAAGTAATATTTAAATTTAAGGAAGGATTAAAATGGTCAGATGGACATCCTTTAGGAGCAGATGATTTAATCTATACTTTAGAAGTTTTAGGGCATAAAGATTATACAGGAATTAGATATGATGAATCTGAACATAGTAAAATAGTTGGAATGACTGAATACCATTTAGGTAAGGCTAATAAAATTTCAGGAGTTACTAAAGTTTCTGATACAGAAGTACATATACAATTAACAGAGAATAATGCTAAAGTTGTTACTAGTGGAGGACCGATTACAGGTATAGGAAGTATACTTCCAAAACATTATTTATCAGATATACCTATGAAAGATTTAGAAAGTTCTGATAAATTAAGAAAAAATCCTCTTTCAAATGGACAATTTGTTATAAAAAACATAGTACCAGGAGAAGCAGTAGAATTAGTACCTAATGAATACTATCATTTAGGAAAAGTAAAAGTTGGAAAGGTAACAATTAAGACTATTGCACCACAATTAGTAGTTGAAAGTATGAAACAAGGGGAGTATCATTCATATATAGGAGTGCCTGGTAGTTCTTATGATAAATATTCTGTTTTAGATAACTTAGCACTTATTGGTAGACCAGATCTTTATTATTCATATTTAGGATTCAATTTAGGTCATAGAGATAATGAGAAAAAAGAAAATATAATGGATAGAGATACACCATTACAAGATGTTAATTTAAGAAAGGCTTTAGCTTATGCATTAGATGTTGATCAAGCAGCTCAAGCTTTCTATAATGGATTAAGAACTAGAGCTAATGGGCAAACTCCACCAATATTTAAAAAATTCTATGATTCAACAAATGTTGGATATCCATATAATCCTGAAAAGGCAAAAGAATTATTAAAGAAAGCAGGATATGAAGATACAGATGGAGATGGATTTGTTGATAAAGATGGTAAGAGATTAAAACTTAAATTTGCATCTATGTCTGGATCAGATGTCGCTGAACCATTAGCACAATTCTATATACAAAATTGGAAAGAAATTGGTGTTGATGTTGAGTTAACAAACGGAAGATTACTTGAATTTCAATTATTCTATGAAAAAGTAAAAGCAAATGATCCAGATATTGATATGTATGCTGCTGCATGGGGAGTAGGAACATCACTTGATCCTTCACAATCAAATTCAAGATATGCTGCATTTAATATGACACGTTTTGTAAGTGAAGAAAATGATAAATTACTTGCTGCAATTTCAGATGACAAAGGATTAGAAGATCCAAATTATAAGGCAGAAGCATATAAGAAATGGCATAAATATTATTTAGATCAAGCAGCTGAAGTACCATTAATGTTTAATTACAAGATATCACCAGTTAATAAAGCAATAAAGAGTGCTAATTCATATACAGATACTGCAAGAAATGTAATATTTGAAGGTGTTGTAAGTGCACCAATTAAAGCAACTAACTAA
- the recG gene encoding ATP-dependent DNA helicase RecG produces the protein MYLRIYDTLEEFDIKTLKNDKNKSKIKALKKLGIHSLYDLVYFFPRTYENKAKHKPISELIDGENVIIEGKVLIINNAFFGKKKLIKVLFTDGEGLIELVWFNSPYILRVLEVGMELRITGKIRKSRNLQIINPSYSKINSSNRNIVLNEEDKLDSVYSLSSGIDQKNMKKIVEEVLKKYLFLFEENLPQKYIVENKLISRTEAIANIHFPRNNFMYEEAKKRILFEEALILEMKILKNRYNENIKNYNLYFLDDNKDLVKKYVSGLSFELTKDQKKIIAEIYKELNNGKIINRLIQGDVGSGKTIISLILLLYMAENNYQGVIMAPTEILATQHYLEVVKEFDKLNIRVELLTGSTRAKKKEEIYKNVENGNINISIGTHSLLEDNLKFNNLGLIIIDEQHKFGVDQRNKIRDKGIYSNLIVMTATPIPRSLALTIYGDLDVSLLTTMPLGRKPIKTKWIKNKEEENSMYEFIDKKIKEGRQVYVVSPLIVQSDKLNISSAVETYEKYCEKFPQYTVGLLHGKIKSKEKENIMNEFKEGRIDILVSTTVVEVGVNVPNSSIIVILNSERFGLSSLHQLRGRVGRGEHSSYCFLLSETQNEISQKRLQVMEETLDGFKIAEEDLKLRDTGEIFGIKQSGISELKLLDIVNDIQVILNAKKFSEEYLDKNLGLIKDKILKIDVDNLYENR, from the coding sequence ATGTATTTAAGAATATATGATACTCTTGAAGAATTTGATATTAAAACTTTAAAAAATGATAAAAATAAATCTAAAATAAAAGCATTAAAAAAATTAGGAATACATAGTCTTTATGATTTAGTGTATTTTTTTCCTCGTACTTATGAAAATAAGGCTAAACACAAACCAATATCTGAATTAATAGATGGAGAAAATGTTATAATCGAAGGAAAAGTACTAATTATTAATAATGCTTTTTTTGGTAAAAAAAAATTAATTAAAGTCCTATTTACTGATGGAGAAGGGCTAATAGAACTAGTTTGGTTCAATTCACCATATATATTAAGAGTATTAGAAGTTGGAATGGAATTACGGATAACTGGTAAGATAAGAAAAAGTAGAAATTTACAAATTATTAATCCTAGTTATAGTAAGATTAATAGTAGTAATAGAAATATTGTTTTAAATGAAGAAGATAAACTTGATTCAGTATATTCACTAAGTAGTGGTATAGATCAAAAAAATATGAAAAAAATAGTAGAAGAAGTACTTAAAAAGTATTTATTTTTATTTGAAGAGAATTTACCACAAAAATATATAGTAGAAAATAAGCTGATAAGTAGAACAGAAGCTATAGCAAACATTCATTTTCCGAGAAATAATTTTATGTATGAAGAAGCAAAAAAAAGAATACTTTTTGAAGAAGCACTTATACTTGAAATGAAAATACTAAAAAATAGATATAATGAAAATATTAAAAATTACAACCTATATTTTTTAGATGATAATAAGGATTTAGTAAAAAAATATGTATCAGGATTATCTTTTGAATTAACAAAGGATCAAAAAAAGATTATAGCTGAGATATATAAGGAACTAAATAATGGTAAGATAATTAATAGATTGATACAAGGAGATGTAGGTTCTGGAAAAACAATAATATCTTTGATTTTATTACTATATATGGCTGAAAATAACTATCAAGGTGTTATAATGGCACCTACTGAAATACTTGCAACTCAGCATTATTTAGAGGTAGTAAAGGAATTTGATAAATTAAACATTCGTGTAGAATTACTTACAGGATCTACTAGAGCAAAGAAAAAAGAAGAAATATACAAAAATGTTGAAAATGGTAATATTAATATTTCAATAGGAACACATTCATTATTAGAAGATAACTTAAAATTTAATAATCTTGGATTAATTATAATAGATGAGCAACATAAATTTGGAGTAGATCAAAGAAATAAGATAAGAGATAAAGGAATATATTCAAACCTTATAGTTATGACTGCAACACCTATACCAAGATCTCTTGCTTTAACTATATATGGTGATTTAGATGTTTCCTTATTAACCACTATGCCTTTAGGTAGAAAACCTATTAAAACTAAGTGGATAAAAAATAAAGAAGAAGAAAATTCAATGTATGAATTTATAGATAAAAAAATAAAAGAAGGAAGACAAGTTTATGTTGTTTCACCTTTAATTGTACAAAGCGATAAATTAAATATATCATCTGCTGTTGAAACATATGAAAAATATTGTGAAAAATTCCCTCAATATACTGTAGGATTATTACATGGAAAAATTAAATCTAAAGAAAAAGAAAATATAATGAACGAGTTTAAGGAAGGAAGAATAGATATTTTAGTTTCAACTACTGTAGTTGAAGTAGGAGTTAATGTTCCTAATTCAAGTATAATAGTTATACTTAATTCAGAAAGATTTGGACTATCTTCCCTACATCAATTAAGAGGTAGGGTAGGTAGAGGAGAACATTCATCATATTGTTTTCTTTTATCTGAAACACAAAATGAAATATCTCAAAAAAGACTTCAAGTTATGGAAGAAACATTAGATGGTTTTAAAATTGCAGAAGAAGATTTAAAATTAAGGGATACTGGAGAAATATTTGGTATAAAACAAAGTGGTATATCTGAATTAAAATTATTAGATATAGTTAATGATATTCAAGTAATTTTAAATGCTAAGAAATTTTCAGAAGAATATTTGGATAAAAACTTAGGTTTGATAAAAGATAAAATACTTAAAATTGATGTAGATAACTTATATGAAAATAGATAA
- a CDS encoding regulatory protein RecX yields MKIIENILKNKVYVNNGEIIDINLDIKAMFKLKKGMDITGIYHDIIHESMMSKSIYIITLKDRTVFELIQKLKSKYNKENHFIINDVIEKLKKLNLLDDKEFVFRYVNINPNYSTNKLKSKLISKGISIDIINEVLSELDLNENQEELIKKFILKNSKLDKQKLFRKLINKGFEYSSILNCLNYGEDE; encoded by the coding sequence ATGAAGATAATAGAAAATATTTTAAAAAATAAGGTATATGTCAATAATGGTGAAATTATAGATATAAACTTAGATATTAAAGCTATGTTTAAACTTAAAAAAGGTATGGATATAACAGGGATATATCATGATATAATTCATGAATCTATGATGTCAAAGTCAATATATATAATAACCTTAAAAGATAGAACTGTATTTGAATTAATCCAAAAATTAAAATCAAAATATAATAAAGAAAATCATTTTATTATTAATGATGTAATAGAAAAATTGAAAAAATTGAACCTATTAGATGATAAAGAATTTGTATTCAGATATGTGAATATTAATCCTAATTATTCAACTAATAAGTTAAAATCTAAGCTGATTTCAAAAGGAATTTCAATTGATATTATAAATGAAGTACTTTCAGAATTAGATCTGAATGAAAATCAAGAAGAATTAATTAAAAAATTTATTTTAAAAAATTCAAAGTTAGATAAACAAAAACTTTTCAGAAAACTTATAAATAAAGGTTTTGAATATAGTTCTATATTAAATTGTTTAAATTATGGGGAGGATGAATGA
- a CDS encoding ABC transporter substrate-binding protein, with the protein MKKGLSVSLILASLGLLMSCSPGNSRTEKISKVDLNFPLEYTNEAPEIEGATYTIAMVTSSPFKGIFSPLHYQDNNDGNIIQLINEEYTWKNEDFEILDVEGGIATLSLDTEKNQMVIKFKEGLKWSDGHPMGVDDLIYTFEVVAHPDYTGVRFSPIDYYKIKGLKEYNEGKASKISGLEKISDTELRINVDEISSKVITGGGPLVPNLLPKHDLENIPVKDLEYSDKIRKNPVGNGKYVIKNIVPGESIELVPNEYYHLGKPKVAKIILKTINPQLAVESLKNGDFFQYLDLPQDSYDKYKDLSNITVIGRPDLYIQYLGFNLGHFDKSKNESVTDRDTPLQDINVRKALSYALNIDEIATAYYNGLRQRANGHTPPIFKKYYDETLEGYPYNPEKARELLKKAGYEDTNGDGIVDKDGKNLELKFATMAGSDVAEPIAQAFLQYWKEIGVNVTLTTGRLLDFNLFYDKLEANEDDIDIYMAAWGVGTSLDPSASKARDAMFNFTRFTSEENDKLLEAVSSSKGLSDLEYKVKAYKDWQKYFVEQAVEVPLMFRYKVSPVNKNVKHDNLYTDTKRSNIIESVVNSLPEKAK; encoded by the coding sequence ATGAAAAAGGGATTATCAGTAAGTTTAATATTAGCTTCTTTAGGATTGTTAATGTCTTGTTCACCAGGTAATTCAAGAACAGAAAAAATAAGTAAGGTAGACTTAAACTTTCCATTAGAATATACAAATGAAGCACCAGAAATAGAAGGAGCAACATATACAATTGCTATGGTTACATCTAGTCCATTTAAAGGAATTTTTTCACCATTACATTATCAAGATAATAATGATGGAAACATTATTCAATTGATAAATGAGGAATATACATGGAAAAATGAAGATTTTGAAATATTAGATGTAGAAGGTGGAATTGCTACTTTATCATTAGATACTGAAAAAAATCAAATGGTTATTAAATTTAAAGAAGGTCTAAAATGGTCAGATGGACATCCTATGGGTGTTGATGATTTAATTTATACTTTTGAGGTAGTTGCTCATCCTGATTATACAGGAGTTAGATTTTCACCAATAGATTATTATAAGATAAAGGGATTAAAAGAATATAATGAAGGTAAAGCTTCTAAGATTTCAGGATTAGAGAAAATTTCAGATACTGAATTAAGAATTAATGTAGATGAAATATCATCTAAAGTAATTACTGGTGGAGGTCCATTAGTTCCTAACTTATTACCAAAACATGATTTAGAAAATATACCTGTTAAGGATTTAGAATATTCAGATAAAATTAGAAAAAATCCTGTAGGAAATGGTAAATATGTAATTAAAAATATAGTTCCTGGAGAATCTATAGAATTAGTTCCAAATGAATATTATCATTTAGGAAAACCAAAAGTTGCAAAAATTATTTTAAAAACAATTAATCCACAATTAGCTGTTGAATCTTTAAAAAATGGAGATTTCTTCCAATATTTAGATTTACCACAAGATTCATATGATAAATATAAGGATTTAAGTAATATAACTGTAATAGGAAGACCTGATTTATATATACAATATTTAGGATTTAATTTAGGGCATTTTGATAAAAGTAAAAATGAAAGTGTAACTGACAGAGATACACCATTACAAGATATTAATGTAAGAAAAGCTTTATCATATGCATTAAATATAGATGAAATAGCTACAGCTTACTATAATGGTCTAAGACAAAGAGCTAATGGTCATACTCCACCTATATTTAAAAAATATTATGATGAAACTTTAGAAGGATATCCATATAATCCAGAAAAAGCAAGAGAATTATTGAAAAAAGCAGGGTATGAAGATACTAATGGAGATGGAATTGTTGATAAAGATGGTAAAAATTTAGAATTGAAATTTGCAACTATGGCAGGTTCAGATGTTGCTGAACCAATTGCACAAGCATTTTTACAATATTGGAAAGAAATTGGAGTTAATGTTACATTAACTACAGGAAGATTACTAGACTTTAATTTATTCTATGATAAATTAGAAGCAAATGAAGATGATATAGATATATATATGGCAGCATGGGGAGTAGGAACATCTTTAGATCCTTCAGCTTCAAAAGCTAGAGATGCTATGTTTAACTTTACTCGTTTCACTAGTGAAGAAAATGATAAATTATTAGAAGCAGTTTCAAGCTCTAAAGGTCTTTCTGACTTAGAATATAAGGTTAAGGCATATAAAGATTGGCAAAAATATTTCGTTGAACAAGCAGTAGAAGTACCATTAATGTTTAGATATAAGGTATCACCTGTAAATAAAAATGTTAAACATGATAATTTATATACAGATACTAAGAGATCTAATATAATTGAATCTGTTGTAAATTCTTTACCTGAAAAGGCAAAATAA